TTCCTCATTATCGAAGCTTTCTACTTGTTTAACGCCCGTAATATCAAGGAGTTTTCTCCCTCTCATAATAACATCATGGTCAGGAACACTACTCTTTGATGGATTAGTTTCATAATATTGACTCATCATTCATCCCTCACAATCATTTGTACAACCCTTTGTACATTTGTATGTGATAAACGATGAGATTAGAACATAGAAAAGCGTAAGCGAACTGGTTAGCCCCGACAGGCAAATGTTCTTCGGCAAGAAAAGTCCGCCTTTTGACTTTTATTGCCGAAGGTTATTTGACCCGAGGGGCTGGGCGCTGAAGCTGGACATTTTAGAAGCTATCCGTAGGACCCAGTCTTTCTTCTTTAATGATTGTATACATCTCTGCAGCGTCCTCTTTCTTTGTTGTATCCTGAATCCGATCGATTCGGGCAGTTACTATCCGCTGTCCGAGACGGATGGTTAATTCGTCGCCAACTTTTACTGTCGTGCTCGCTTTTGCCTCTTTACCATTTACCTCAATTCTGCCTTGATCAGATACTTCCTTTGCTAATGTTCTTCTTTTAATTAGTCTCGATACCTTTAAAAACTTATCTAGACGCATATGCGATTCCTCCTCACTTATAATCCTTTTTCTTTAGCATCGTCCCAGTACTTGTCGAGCTGTTCTAGCGTGTGCTCTTCAAAGGTTCTCCCGCTTTGCTCCACCATTTTTTCTACATGCTGAAAACGGCGGATAAACTTTTCATTCGTCTCGAATAGCGCTTCTTCGGGATGTATTTTCAGGAAACGAGCGACGTTAACAAACGCAAACAATAAATCTCCAAATTCCTTTTTTGCCAAGTTTAATCCTTCATCTGTACCATTTAATTCATGGATGAATTCTTCTAGCTCTTCTTTCACTTTCTCCAAAGCGGGTGTAATTTCCTGCCAATCAAACCCAACCTTTGCCGCTTTCTTTTGCAGCTCGTATGCCCGCAATAAATTCGGCTGGGATTTTGAGATACCCTCTAATAAGGACGCGGGAACCTTGCCTTTTTCCTGTTCCTTAATTTGCTGCCAATTTTGGACGACTTCTTCAGCACTTTCCGCCTTTCCATTTCCGAAAACATGCGGATGACGGCGAATCATTTTTGCTGAAAGACCTTCAATCACATCATCTACAGTGAAATACCCTTCATCTTCACCAATTTGAGCATGAAGCATCACCTGTAACAGGACGTCGCCGAGCTCTTCGATTAAATGATCAATATCTCCACTATCAATGGCTTCAATGACTTCATAGCATTCTTCGATTAAATATTTTTTTAATGACTCATGTGTTTGTTTCTTATCCCATGGGCAACCATCTGGTCCTCTTAAGACCGCAATGATTTCCCTCAGCTTAGAAAAATTCTTGTAGAGAACCTCTTCTTGTACCACAGGTGGAACATAAACAGATGTCAAATTATTTATCGATACATTTCGATCTAGTTCATACAGTGGTACTTTTTCTATAATCTCCTGTGTACTACCTGCTGCAGTGACGATAAATACCTCGTAATCATCCGGTAGTTTTTCCATCAAAGTTAATTTGACATTAGAGGCGACGAACTGATCATACACCTGACTGATAATCATATGTTGCTCTAATTGCAGTTGACCTGTATGTAAATCGGTACCGTCAAGCAATTGAAATCCTTCAATTGGATCAATTTTTAAAGAGGCGAACAAGGCATCAATAAAACTTTGTCCGCCGCCAATGCTAATTTCCACGTTATTTTGAGGACCATAGTCTAACAGCAGCTGCACCGTCCGTTCCGCTACAAGCGGGTGCCCCGGGACAGCATAGACAATCGCTTCTTGTTCAGCCTTTTT
The window above is part of the Bacillus sp. SORGH_AS_0510 genome. Proteins encoded here:
- a CDS encoding RNA-binding S4 domain-containing protein; the protein is MRLDKFLKVSRLIKRRTLAKEVSDQGRIEVNGKEAKASTTVKVGDELTIRLGQRIVTARIDRIQDTTKKEDAAEMYTIIKEERLGPTDSF
- the mazG gene encoding nucleoside triphosphate pyrophosphohydrolase — protein: MAKKIEVLGLGAGDLEQLPVGVYKKLLRSGHVFLRTKEHPVVQDLEKEGMTYSSFDTVYEKHDQFEKVYEEIVQTLLKKAEQEAIVYAVPGHPLVAERTVQLLLDYGPQNNVEISIGGGQSFIDALFASLKIDPIEGFQLLDGTDLHTGQLQLEQHMIISQVYDQFVASNVKLTLMEKLPDDYEVFIVTAAGSTQEIIEKVPLYELDRNVSINNLTSVYVPPVVQEEVLYKNFSKLREIIAVLRGPDGCPWDKKQTHESLKKYLIEECYEVIEAIDSGDIDHLIEELGDVLLQVMLHAQIGEDEGYFTVDDVIEGLSAKMIRRHPHVFGNGKAESAEEVVQNWQQIKEQEKGKVPASLLEGISKSQPNLLRAYELQKKAAKVGFDWQEITPALEKVKEELEEFIHELNGTDEGLNLAKKEFGDLLFAFVNVARFLKIHPEEALFETNEKFIRRFQHVEKMVEQSGRTFEEHTLEQLDKYWDDAKEKGL